Proteins found in one Kluyveromyces marxianus DMKU3-1042 DNA, complete genome, chromosome 2 genomic segment:
- a CDS encoding SIS domain-containing protein, translating to MDFSDLLYHHALAFEEAARFYYDEAELEKLHEALRGMSNGLGSGGKLVFVGCGKSYKIVCKTVAMLTSMGIPARDLHPIEAMHGDLGYCGPADVLVFCSTSGETDEVIHLLRYMKAENSPWERNLRIAVTGNRQSTLAQSCHNTIMVPQSDRFKEQTLQAGLRAPTVSTTLMIAVLDCICIELSKQWFKNDLAARETFFNQRHPGGGIGKVTSSANLAQLVQPSQTTPDTNNTPTFHTYVVKHVLTETEFLSILITYDYIQFNNKNGTPTLTPTCLLREEYKGAVRSGNLSEWYARYL from the coding sequence ATGGACTTCTCCGACTTGTTGTATCACCATGCATTAGcgtttgaagaagctgcCAGATTTTATTACGATGAAGCAGAATTAGAGAAATTGCACGAGGCTCTTAGAGGGATGAGCAATGGTCTTGGTTCTGGAGGAAAACTTGTGTTTGTTGGCTGCGGAAAGTCATACAAGATAGTATGCAAAACGGTAGCGATGCTAACATCAATGGGAATACCGGCTCGTGATTTGCATCCAATCGAGGCCATGCACGGAGACTTGGGCTACTGTGGACCGGCAGATGTGTTGGTGTTCTGCTCGACGTCTGGAGAGACGGACGAGGTGATCCATCTACTAAGATACATGAAAGCGGAAAATAGCCCATGGGAGCGCAACTTGAGAATCGCTGTGACGGGTAACAGACAATCCACGTTGGCCCAATCGTGCCATAACACGATAATGGTACCCCAGAGCGACAGATTCAAGGAACAAACGCTCCAAGCCGGCCTACGGGCTCCCACAGTGTCGACGACTTTGATGATTGCAGTTTTAGACTGCATATGTATCGAGCTCAGTAAGCAGTGGTTTAAGAACGACCTTGCAGCGCGAGAAACGTTTTTCAACCAGAGGCATCCAGGCGGTGGCATCGGCAAGGTGACTTCTAGCGCCAATTTGGCGCAACTTGTACAGCCGTCACAAACTACCCCCGATACCAATAATACCCCAACGTTCCATACATACGTTGTCAAGCATGTCTTGACAGAAACGGAATTTCTATCGATACTGATTACGTACGACTACATTCAGTTCAACAATAAAAATGGTACCCCTACCCTTACCCCTACCTGCCTTTTGCGTGAGGAATACAAGGGTGCGGTACGCTCGGGAAACCTCTCTGAATGGTATGCCCGCTACTTGTAA
- the KRE6 gene encoding beta-glucan synthesis-associated protein KRE6 encodes MNGDSYYGGNNDDHYNMQDPGSSRNPFLDDAELNQFSSDNSGRNSESSLLHRESSLASGDSRSQNDTIEQDSRAHVQPVSDYKGFYARNNNSTTGNNNSINNNSNNAGPHGTTNSAAGGGLRAAAAAQAHNMVHSASTPSGAAAARQSALLPPSNSTPNHGFPSSTSMASNAISTSDITSPPAFDRYPQVGNSRTASTHIGGITPLHGSSSGNNSNSNSSINSSNPFLSDQDFSPFGGYPASSFPLKMDEKEDDDYLHNPDPEEDLKLDKKRFELDLKNMDRRSAGGLFGVLFLFLGAIVVFIVLPIVTFTGAGTHYSPDVVELLTLYQYPQLSAIRTSLVDPDTPDKDKTVKALNGDEWELVFSDEFNAVGRTFFDNEDQFWTAPNLHYDATKDLEWYSPQQVITSNGTLKLRMDAFKNNNLYYRSGMLQSWNKLCFTQGRLEVSVNLPNYGTVTGLWPGVWTLGNLGRPGYQATTDGVWPYSYEGCDAGITPNQSSPDGISYLPGQRLSACTCDGEDHPNLGTGRGAPEIDIIEIEADTKLHGVGVGVASQSYQVAPFDIWYIPDYDFVEIYNHTVTTMNTYCGGPFQQAISAVSTLNASWYEFGQDAGYYQKYAIEYLNDNENGYIRWFVGENPTYTMYAKAMHPNGNVDWRRVSKEPMSIILNLGISNNWAYIDWQSLFFPVTMSIDYVRLYQPKDSVSVTCDPEDYPTYDYIQSHINAYTNVNLTSWEDAGYSFPKNSLTGNCKSSKYKPPSN; translated from the coding sequence atgaATGGCGATTCGTATTACGGTGGTAATAACGACGACCACTACAACATGCAAGATCCGGGATCGTCGAGAAATCCGTTTCTGGACGATGCTGAGTTAAATCAGTTTTCCAGCGACAACAGTGGGAGAAACTCGGAATCGTCGCTGCTACACAGGGAATCGAGCTTAGCTTCAGGAGACTCTCGCTCGCAAAACGACACTATAGAACAAGATTCACGCGCACATGTGCAGCCGGTTTCTGACTACAAGGGCTTTTACGCCAGGAATAACAACAGTACTACGGGTAATAACAACAGCATCAACAATAATAGCAACAATGCGGGTCCACACGGAACGACCAACAGTGCTGCAGGAGGAGGACTGagagcagcagcagccgcACAAGCCCACAACATGGTCCACAGTGCCAGCACACCTTCAGGAGCAGCAGCTGCCCGCCAGTCCGCTCTGCTACCGCCCTCCAACTCCACTCCAAATCACGGGTTCCCATCGAGCACTTCGATGGCCTCGAACGCGATTTCTACCTCAGACATCACATCACCGCCAGCGTTTGATAGATACCCACAGGTTGGTAACTCGCGCACCGCGTCCACTCATATTGGCGGAATAACGCCGCTACATGGTTCGTCTTCGGGAAACAACTCAAACTCGAACTCCTCaatcaattcttccaaCCCATTCTTGTCGGACCAAGACTTTTCGCCCTTTGGTGGGTACCCAGCATCGTCCTTCCCATTAAAGATGGACGAGAAGGAGGACGACGATTATCTACATAACCCGGacccagaagaagaccTGAAACTGGACAAGAAAAGATTCGAGTTGgacttgaagaatatgGATAGAAGGTCCGCCGGTGGGCTTTTCGGTgtccttttccttttcctaGGTGCTATTGTCGTCTTCATCGTACTTCCAATCGTCACTTTCACTGGAGCTGGAACACACTACTCGCCAGATGTCGTGGAATTGTTGACACTGTACCAATATCCACAGTTATCGGCAATACGAACCAGTCTCGTGGATCCAGATACTCCGGATAAGGACAAGACCGTCAAGGCTTTGAACGGTGACGAATGGGAGCTAGTATTCTCAGATGAGTTCAATGCTGTCGGAAGAACGTTCTTCGACAACGAGGACCAGTTCTGGACAGCTCCTAACTTACACTACGACGCTACTAAGGATTTGGAATGGTATTCCCCACAACAGGTTATCACCTCCAACGGTACTTTGAAACTCAGAATGGACgctttcaaaaataacaaCTTGTATTACAGGTCAGGTATGTTGCAATCGTGGAACAAATTATGCTTTACTCAGGGTAGACTAGAGGTTAGTGTCAATTTGCCAAACTATGGTACAGTCACGGGTCTATGGCCTGGTGTTTGGACACTAGGTAATTTGGGTAGACCAGGTTACCAAGCCACTACCGATGGTGTTTGGCCTTATTCGTACGAAGGATGCGACGCCGGTATTACTCCAAATCAATCCTCTCCAGACGGTATCTCATACTTGCCTGGCCAAAGGCTTTCAGCCTGTACCTGTGATGGTGAAGACCATCCAAACCTGGGTACTGGTAGAGGTGCTCCAGAAATCGATATCATCGAAATTGAAGCTGATACAAAACTACatggtgttggtgttggtgttgcTTCTCAATCTTACCAAGTTGCTCCATTCGACATTTGGTACATTCCGGACTATGACTTTGTTGAGATTTACAACCATACTGTCACTACAATGAACACATACTGTGGTGGTCCATTCCAACAAGCCATTTCAGCCGTCTCTACATTGAACGCTTCATGGTACGAGTTCGGCCAAGATGCTGGTTACTACCAAAAATACGCTATTGAATATCTAAACGATAACGAGAATGGGTATATCCGCTGGTTTGTGGGTGAGAACCCAACTTACACAATGTACGCAAAGGCCATGCATCCAAACGGTAACGTGGACTGGAGACGTGTATCTAAAGAACCAATGTCTATCATTCTTAACTTGGGTATCTCTAACAACTGGGCTTATATCGATTGGCAATCACTTTTCTTCCCTGTTACTATGTCTATTGACTATGTCAGATTATACCAACCAAAGGATAGTGTCAGTGTTACTTGCGATCCAGAAGACTATCCAACATATGACTACATTCAATCGCATATAAACGCATACACTAATGTCAACTTGACAAGTTGGGAAGACGCTGGGTACAGTTTCCCAAAGAACTCCCTAACAGGAAATTGTAAGAGCTCAAAGTACAAGCCACCCTCAAATTAA
- the BTN2 gene encoding Btn2p codes for MFACTIPETSPFIFTQNCPYKRRRTVYQYAKTNVRYQVANLPNEILVELKKSVPKATIEKHVLSNVRSYQDTIPRYRVVSDWFGNQYYVENKVDQETIFNDVLRSIDWNQLGKSISRKLFSDYKIELKHDGKELKVSSKKDEIDQIFELDEEVDDVEVTKICLTEDMNDAVLGLRLIKKVTVEEPIRSVDCHSDEDQPTSYDILMTEDCDSREEPEEESKEEPKEEPKEEQVEEPKKEHKKRHRHRHHRHHHHHHRSESLSNDESLKQDQAVSSPNKESLLASEPKGTNGTYKIDIDFKDLQNASRESDSGSEEFVEKESQIADDNNKPQISRRGSSSSSGSVVLEEVEDEEHKRWQRSLSASPSGHSVLEDV; via the coding sequence ATGTTCGCCTGCACAATTCCTGAGACCTCGCCATTCATTTTCACTCAGAATTGTCCATACAAGAGAAGGAGAACAGTTTATCAATACGCCAAAACTAATGTTAGATACCAGGTCGCTAATTTGCCAAATGAGATATTAGTGGAGCTCAAGAAATCAGTACCCAAGGCAACGATTGAGAAGCATGTGCTCTCTAATGTTAGAAGTTACCAGGATACTATTCCAAGATACAGAGTTGTTTCTGACTGGTTTGGAAACCAATATTACGTTGAGAACAAGGTGGACCAAGAAACCATTTTCAATGACGTTTTAAGATCAATTGACTGGAATCAGCTAGGTAAGAGCATTAGCAGGAAATTATTCTCAGATTATAAGATTGAATTAAAGCATGACGGAAAGGAACTAAAGGTTTCAAGTAAGAAGGACGAAATCGACCAGATTTTTGAATTGGATGAGGAAGTCGACGACGTTGAGGTTACTAAGATCTGTTTGACTGAGGATATGAATGATGCAGTTCTAGGGCTACGTCTAATCAAGAAAGTCACTGTCGAAGAACCAATAAGAAGCGTGGACTGTCATTCGGATGAAGATCAACCAACCTCGTACGACATACTAATGACGGAAGACTGCGACTCAAGGGAAGAGCCAGAGGAAGAGTCAaaggaagaaccaaaggaagaaccaaaggaagaacaagtggaagaaccaaagaaggaGCACAAGAAgcgtcatcgtcatcgtcacCATCGTCAccatcatcaccatcaccGTTCCGAGAGTCTTTCAAACGACGAATCATTAAAACAAGATCAAGCAGTATCGTCTCCAAATAAAGAATCATTACTCGCATCCGAGCCAAAAGGCACGAACGGCACGTACAAAATTGATATTGACTTCAAAGATCTGCAAAACGCTTCAAGAGAGTCAGATTCAGGTTCTGAGGAGTTTGTCGAGAAAGAGTCTCAGATTGCagatgataataataagcCACaaatttcaagaagagGTTCTTCATCTAGCTCTGGTTCGGTAGTGTTGGAAGAGGTCGAGGATGAAGAACACAAAAGATGGCAGAGGTCTTTATCTGCGTCACCATCCGGCCATTCCGTCCTAGAAGATGTATAA